Proteins encoded in a region of the Triticum dicoccoides isolate Atlit2015 ecotype Zavitan chromosome 3A, WEW_v2.0, whole genome shotgun sequence genome:
- the LOC119272039 gene encoding probable RNA-dependent RNA polymerase 4, with product MSALGSTEMRACQLPAAVEFELAQLEGRHDEQADPLAQRRLAELGEAAAVRVLQRIGKSGKPVQNLSAYILWMVKHDSEERATGGSSVQSQRGGDAVLGTVNHHIHISLDLPTHATIDARSPAPHYSLQLPGSPGHGPVSGWQHQVGIESPARNAIASPTRRASTPSPVGKIIKSLHQLGLGGPSRPVGAELETPPTLVRMMPEDARGNANTSQATANLQMTMMALGELELDNVFLIYVYLGR from the exons ATGAGCGCCCTCGGCTCGACGGAGATGCGCGCTTGCCAACTCCCGGCGGCGGTGGAGTTTGAGCTGGCGCAGCTCGAGGGGAGGCACGACGAGCAAGCCGACCCTCTGGCGCAGCGCCGGCTCGCGGAGCTCGGCGAGGCGGCGGCCGTGCGGGTGCTGCAGAGGATCGGGAAGTCCGGGAAGCCGGTGCAGAACCTGTCCGCCTATATCCTGTGGATGGTGAAGCACGACTCCGAGGAGCGCGCCACCGGCGGCAGCTCCGTCCAGTCACAGCGAGGAG GTGATGCTGTATTAGGGACAGTGAATCATCACATTCACATTTCCTTGGATCTCCCAACCCATGCCACGATCGATGCCAGGAGCCCTGCCCCGCATTACAGTTTGCAGCTGCCGGGAAGCCCTGGCCATGGCCCTGTGTCTGGGTGGCAGCATCAGGTGGGGATCGAGAGCCCGGCCCGGAATGCCATTGCTTCGCCTACAAGAAGGGCATCCACCCCAAGCCCTGTGGGGAAGATCATAAAGTCTCTGCATCAGTTGGGACTGGGAGGCCCGTCGAGACCTGTAGGGGCTGAACTCGAAACACCACCGACACTGGTGCGCATGATGCCAGAAGACGCTCGTGGCAATGCAAACACATCACAGGCAACAGCGAACCTGCAGATGACCATGATGGCGCTTGGGGAGCTAGAGCTCGACAACGTTTTCTTGATATATGTGTACCTTGGCCGGTAA